The Phaseolus vulgaris cultivar G19833 chromosome 10, P. vulgaris v2.0, whole genome shotgun sequence DNA window GTATTACTTGAAGTATTCGGGTCCGAGTTGTGCTCAATGGTGTGTATTGCTGAAACTTTCGGCCACGGGGTTCCTCTCTGAAACGTCTGCTTTGATATCCTGCCTctctttcatttgttttcttCTCGTTCTTCACGTCCATCCTTGCCTGATTCCTAAAGTCCCTTAACTCCTCCATCTGCATGAACTTTGCTGCGCGCCGTCTTAATTCATCAAGGCTTACGGCTGGTTTTTTGCATAAGCTATCGGCAAATGGTCCCGGTCTCAAGGCAGTTATCATATGATGCATAGAGACTTCCGGACTGAGGTTTCTAATACTTAAAGCCATCCTTCCAAAGCGTTCCATAAAAGCTCGCAGTGACTCATTCTGTTCTTGTCTTATGTTTACGAGAGCTATAGATGTTAAGTGATGTGGTCTACTTGTAGCGAATTGAGCTccaaacttttctatcaaagtGTCAAAACAATCAACAGATAAGGGTGGTAGCCGGGTAAACCAGCTCAGAGCCGCTCCTTTCAAGGTAGTTGGGAAAACCCTACATAGAATGGCGTCATTCCACGTGTACAGACTTATTTGAGTTGTGTATATTGCAACATGTTCATCTGGATCTGTGCTCCCATCATACTTCTCTATTGTTAGACTCTTCCAATTGTCAGGTAATGGGGTCTCTATTATAGTCTCAGAAAACGGGTGTCTTCTGACTGGCGTTTCCACAGCGACACCGGACGTCTCAGGTATCTTCCTTTGTGTAACCCCGAAACTCTCTTCCTTGTTCTCTCTTTCATTAACAAAGTTTCTCGGGGAAGTATTTAATGCTGTTTCTCCATTCAATCTTTGTCTCATGTAAGCATTCTCAGCTCTCAACATGCTCAACTCCTcttcattactcttcttcaGTGTCTCAAGTTCCTCCTGCAATTGCATTAACATGGCCATAGTCGTGGCGTTCTGACAATCTTCTTGTTCTCTAGAATGTTCTCCTCTTTCGCTCATTTTGtttctcggccccacggtgggcgccaaaatgttcttacaaggaCCTAGAAACAAACTATCTTCGCCTTCCACCCGTTGACCTTTCGGCCTTCGCTTCCGGACTCCCTTCTCGGTGTGATCTTTCGGCttacttgttcttggtttgtATTTGGTTCGGAAATCTTTCACGTTTTATTGAATTGCTTGACTGACACTTCCCGGTCAACTTTAATTTACTCCATTAGATCTTTCGGTTTTCGGTCTCGGCTTCCTCTCACAGATGAGTGTGCATACCTGAAAggtgctccgatgccaaagttagATTCAGTTTTACAggatattaaaatgaattcaaCAACCCTTACCTCTCAGGATGACCCTCTATTTATACTACTCTTTTATTGGGCCCAGAAGTTATTTGGgccttttctttttgtattaaacatttaCTACACATACCTACATATTTGGGCCCAGTTTCATGGGCTTCTgcttaataataatttccattttattttatttctttcgttATTTAGTTTACTTTCTCAGCTTAGTACACCTTGCTTTCGGTCGGCATAGTACACCTTGCTTTCGGTCGGCATAGTACACCTTGCATTCGGTCGGCTTAATACGCCTTGCTTTCGGTCGGCTTAATACGCCTTGCTTTCGGTCCAATCTCTCGGCCCAGTAcagatactaatcatgagattctataattattaaattaattgcatataattgggtacaatatcgtcaaatattgcatataattttataattattatttccttaatagtTACTGAAGGCACCAATCCGAAATTTTACCGGATTTTGTAAtccataatacaaaaaaataaatgtacagTTTCTTATATAGGGATGATTTTGTCTTTGCACAACATTGTGGGatacaagaagaaaaatgtaaggtTGCAAGAAGAAACTGCTAGTTCAGTATGATAAAAAGAAAATCTCATGAAAAGTTTAGGATTCTCTAAGTTTGAAGGAGTTAAATAAGAAATTTGTGGTCAAGGAAAGTCCTTTTAAAATGGAGATGGATCGATAGTAAAGGAAATAATGATTTTAGAAAAAGGGAGAGAAAAAGGGAGAAACATATGAAGTAGTTACAACCTTCACAAACACTTGAAAGTGACATGTGCAAGTAGTTACAACGTAACACATGACTTTGAAAGTGACATGTTGAAGTTAGAAACACTTCATGTGTCTACTCTACTCCCTTAGACTTCCAAGATTTCAAAAGTAGTTACAACAATCGCATGCACTTAAAAGTAACATGTGAAGGTAGTTACAACCATCACATGTGCTTGAAAGTGACACATGGAGGTAGTTACAACCATTACATGTACTTAAAAGTGACACATAGAAGTAGTTACAACCGTCACATGTGCTTAAAAGTGACATGTGAAAATAGTTACAACTATCACATGCATTGACGTTAAAAGTAATTTATCCTTGTACATATAATTTATGACATTATAGAATATTCTTTGATGCGCTTAGAATATTCCATAATCTTTAAAATTCACATTTGTTCTTCCACTTTTTGTGGTAAATCTCCCTTGAaatttctttttgttcttctcttGATTCTTAAGTCTGGTAGTCCATTTCTCTTTTTTCATTATATTTCTCTTTAATCCTAATCACATCAATTAGGCAAGGAAAACTAAAAGCAAGGATTTTTAAATGCTTATAAGACAAACCATTTGACTTTTTGCAATCTGATTGTAGAATGATAAATGTTGAATAGTGCTATATTTTTATCCTATTAATAGCTTATATTTAAgcacttattttgttttttggttcaaatttattttctattacttCTAttgttattttacatttttctttgttttttctcttttcgGGAAAGGAAAATGATTTTCATTCAAGCAAGCTGCCTCACTTTAAGGGGAAAAAAAACACTGGAAAGCCAAGAATTTTTTATCCAAGTGCTAAACctctttcattttatttattcaaatgCTAAAATGTTGATTTTAGTTTATGAAAACATTCGTTTTTTCACCTTCTTCCATCAATCAAAGTGTGAGCTTTCTGTTTCCAAATGAGAAGAAGATAGCAAGTGAGCACCAGTTTTTTGTAGCTTACAAATGGTTGTGAAATGCTAATATGTTATAGCTTTCAAAGTAAATTGCTGAACAGGAACAAGAAGTTTTGCATATTTGAAAATATGTCTCTTGGGAAACACTTTGCCATAGAAATTTTAGTGTGGTAAAGAAAATTCCACCAAACTTCAGAACTCTGATTTTGGTATATGAAACAACAGAATTCAACATGGATCATGACTATTGTCAATGTTCATCAAAGAAAAGTACAGACATAGCATGAGAATATGTACACAAATACTAAGccatacaataaaaacaaagCATTGATCATGAAATTGAGTAACTAAAATTTCTTCAAATATTAACAGCAAATACCAAACTTTACTTTTGGTCATTAGGTAGTCACACTACTAAGACAAGGTAAAAAGAGTCAAACATAGTTTATGATGCATAGTATGTAGCAACAAACAAACCTCAATTAAAACATTTCAAACTATGGAGAAGCTTAGTTTGATGGGAAGGAAGAACTGAGGAAGTCCTCATCCTCACAGTGCAAGTTGTTTGACTCCATAAGAAAGTCAATTTCCCCACTGTTGAATTTCAGAAGAAAAGCCAATCTGATGAGCTCAGAAAGTTCAGGATATTGATCATGATTCTCGCGCAAAACACCCTCTGATATGGCTTCCGAGAAATATGTAGCATATTTGATCAAACTTGCATCTTCACTTTGCCAGTTCATTTGGGTGAAAAACTTGGAACTTTGTGTTTGCCACCTTACCAATCTATTTGTCTTTCTGGTAATGATTTCCCCTGATGATAGCTTCAAATTGTAACTTGCAGTGACTGGACCCTCTGTCTCAAAGAAACTCAAGTTGAGCAGATCTTGAACAGCTTCATGCCTCTTGTTTGGTTCCATTTTTAGGCTAGAACTTGAAAGGAAACCAAGAATAAGCTTAGCCAACACCTTTACATTACAAATGTTACCAGGATCAACCTGTTTGAGTTCAACACCTTTGATCAAGGATGACTCTTCCATGCATACAGATTCAGAGATATTTCGAGCACCAATTTTTCTGTATATGTCAAACAACTCACACCTGGTCAATGGTGCCAAGTTCTGAGGATACCAGACAAAGACTTTCTCGTGTTCAAAAAGTTTCTTCAGATGAAGGTTATCAGGAATGAAAACATCATTCTTAtctaacaaaaatatttcattgttGCCAGATAATGCAGGTAGTTTCACCAAGGAATCAGTAAGTTTCTTCTCAGATCTTGAGGTCAAATGCTTCAACATAAAACTCCAGAACTTAGAACACTGGTCATGTGACAACTGTTCCACTGAACTCTCCCAATCATTCCAAATATTGATATAATCATCAAGGGAGGGCCTGTTCTGGACTTGCAAGGCAAAGGAGAAAAATGGAAGAATATTCTCATCATACAAATCTTCCAATACATAAAATTCTGAACCAAAAAGCTTATCCTGGTCATGTATGACACATTGTTCAGAATTGACCCACTCTGCACTTTCTGAAATCCAAATCTTTCTGGCAGCTTTATCCTCAAATTTCCACTTGTGTTCACTTAAGTACCTATACACATGCACAAGGTTGTGATAATCAGACAGAATGAATCATAGATATGATCATAAgcttaaaattttgaaataaatggaGAAAAAAGGAATAAACTTCTTGAGAGAAAAAGGATGTACCCATATATTTTCACAATGTTGTCATAATCAGAGAGAAAGTCAAGGTGATTAGAAAGCAAAAGGCACCCTTTCTCAACGTCAATGGTAACTCCAATTGCATTGAGTTCTTTCTTGTAAGATGCAATTTCAGGTCCATAGAACTTCTCATCAATGAAAGGCCCATCTGTTGGCTTGAGGTACTTATTCCACTTGGAATCAAATAACAAACACTTATCTGGAGACCTATATCCAGCATGTGTCTTCAACCAATTTTTAGACAATTTTTTCTTGAAGTCATCTTCAATGGTGACAACACCCCCTTTTATTTGAACACGGATGCATTCCAGCAAGGAAAAAACACTTTCAGGAGTAATGGTTGAGGGATCTGATGGAAAATTCAAACATTGAGGCACAAACTTGCACCCTTCTTTTACATCAGTAACAACACCAATGCTCTTCAGCTCTTCCTTGTATTCATGTATTCCCTCACCATAGCATTTGTCACTGTCATCAATGAAAGGGAGACGAGCTATTGAAGAGATAGCTTTCCACTCTGGACCATATAAAATGCATTTCCCTGGACGCCTATAACCACCAACCCTTGTTTGCAACCACTTCTCAGTATGTATTATTCTAGAAAATTTTGAAGGGAATTTGTATTCAGCTCCCTTCAACAGCCTGCAGCATGAAAGAAATGACTTGACATGATGTTGGCTAAAGGAAGATTGTGATGCCTTCTGTTTGAAGAGATCAGCAAACTTTTCGATAGCCTGCTCAAAGTCAACCACCACACCTATTTGCTTCAGTTCATCCTTGTAAGTGAAAATTTTCTCTCCATAGAATTGATGATCTATTATAGGAAGACCATTGAATACCTCCAAAATGCAGCCCCATAGAGGATCATGCAAGAAACATTCACCAGGAGTTTTGAAACCCGTCTTTGTCTTCAAGAAGCATGGTACCTTCTTGAGTAAACTTATGAGTTTACTAGAAGAACGCGAGAATTGTATACATTCCATTATCAAAAGAACAGCCTCAGCTGTCAAATTGGCCAAATCTGAGGGTGATTTTAAGTGGTCAATGACAACTTGATAGTTTTTACTAAAACCAACTACCACACCCAACAACTCAAGCACCTCTTTAAATTTGTATATGTCCTCACCAAAATAAGCCTTATCAATGAAAGGGATGGAACTAATTTGAGATGCAACTAGCCATCCTGAATCATACAATACAGATCCTACCGGAGACCTTAGACCATGAGATGTCCGTAGCCAACTTTCCTCTCTGATGCTGTTGACGAACTGGTCTAAGGGAAGATACTTTTGCCTCAGATATTGGATGAAGTCAAGCATCAAAAGAATATGATTCCTGGTTAAAGTTAAAGAACTTGCACGCGACATTAGCTCTCTCCCAATGAATCCACATGCATCCTCACAACTGAACATCACCCCAATTGTTTTCAACTCATCCTTGTACTCTGATATTTGATTCCCATAGAAGCCCTCATCAATCAGTGGAATGTCAACAAGAACAGAACCACTTTGCAAAATTCTTCCTAATGATGAGCCAATTAAGAATGACTTTGATGGTGGTCTCCATTCATTGACTGTAACTTTAAGCCAGCTTCCTTCCTTTATGCATTTCAAGAACCTCTCTGGCAGATTCACACCCCTAGACTTCAGCTTTCGAATCCAATTCAAAAGCAAAAGGGCATTTTCTTTGGTAAGTGGTGTTTCTACAGCAGAAAACCCAGCATTTGGAGGATATATATTAGGTATATCAGAAGCATCAACATGATTTACCAGGAATTCTATGAGCTTCCCATGCCCTGTATATTGGCCTGCACAATCCAATGGTTGCAAGTACTCCTTTCCCAGCTCAACATAATCCTCCCTTCTCCATGGATTTGATACAATCAAGTCTGCCCATTTGCTCACATTTGCAGGCACAAGAACCCCTTTTCTGCATGCAGTCACATGTCCATAGTTGTCCACAAGTGGCATGGAACTACACAAACCTTTAACCTCACTACTTGATAAGTATCTCTTCGATAGAGAGTGATATAAGAAATGGACATATTTAATGGCAAGCTTGGAGTTATTATTTATTGAACTACAAAGGAGTCGTGCAAAAGTGTACACAGTCAAAGTAGTGACACGAACTTGATTTTCTAGCCATTCCAACAATGTCTGCCTGCGGGGTGACTGTAAGATAGCATGCTGTGTGACTTGCGGCATAAAGAATTTGGAGGTTTGGCATGAAAATTCGCTGTTCCAATCAATCATCCAAGAGCAAGGACAAGACTGACTTGGATCTGCTAGGACTACTAGCTTGGCACCACGGCTGTTACTACATTGACTAAGAGTGAAATGGGACAGATTATCATCAGAACCCACATACTTAATTAATGGAATGTCCATCACGTTGGAGCTTTTGAATTTTGACCAATTTGTGGCAATAAACAGTAAAAGCTTCAGATAAATAACTTCTGATGCTCCATCCACAAGATTAGAACTCTGGATGCACTTAGCATACCAATCAGTGCTGACTTGTTGCACCTCTAAAAAGCTGAGAATGTGATCATACTCACTTCTATCAAATGAAGAACTCAAGATTTTTCTTCCATTGTGAGATGACAGGTTATGCAAGTATACTTTTTCTTCCCGAGCCTCAGCCAAAATGTCCCAGAATTCTGGCAGTAGCCTGCTAACTTCACACGGCTTATAGAAGTGCTTCTGCTCCTTGTACGTCTCAATAGGAATGATGTTTTCTCCAAGaactttttctttgattttcccCCTCACATGATTTAACTTTTCAAAAGGAGAACTATCAATGGGAAGGAACCTAAAGATGGGTGGCAAACTGGAGATCGGAACCTCATCTGATCTTCCTATGATGAGCGTTCTGAATGCATCCATAAAAGCTGTTGGAACACATTCTAGTATCCCTTGATTCCACTTATTGTCCAAGAGAATTGTCTCCCTTGATGAAGCCAGAACAAAATCTGCTTGAATTATAAAGGGAAAATTTGTTACCATTTCTGTAGGAAGAAATGCATAGACTCCTGGTAAGCTCCTTCCCCTATGAAGCCTCTCCTGATTTGGGAAGGCTAATGTTACAGTCCACTCCTCCACATCCATTCTCCTTTCCACCACATTTTCCAACCTAACAGGAAACTTTTGCTTCCACATATAGTAGCTGCATTCCTTTCCAGAATGACCATTTTCCTCAGCAGAGAGATGAAGTGTGTAGGATTCAGCATTCATGTTTTTCCTGGTGCAAAAGTTAATCTCGCTCGAAATGGATACAGCATTCACAGTATTCAGCTTGGAGTCCTCATTATCTTCCCTTACAGACAGGTGTCTGATTTTAGAAAGGAACAACATAACTTCTGGATGAATGTTTGAGAGCTGCTGCTTCACAGGATTGACCTTGTCTGGCTTTAGAGGTAAGATAAGTGTTGTAGTTGGAAGAGAACCAGCAGCACCACCATATATCTGCTTTATGTCATCAAGGGTTGGCTTCTCCTCAACCCATTCAGGAACTATATACCCAATGTCACAGTGTTGACAAGGTTTCTCACTGAACCGTATCTGATATCCGTTGCTAAATATATAAGGATAAGCAGTGAGCAAAAATACACTCTTAAAACCAATTCCTGCAATTCAACCAAAGGATATTTTCTGTCAAACATTTGCATCTTTTTGTTTCACATGCCTACTTCAACGCATTGTTCTTTTGTCCTTCATTTAAAAGCCTTTTGTTTTATATGAGTCATCCTACTTTTATTAGCATGGCCTTTCAAAAAATACAGAACATTTTACTGAATAACATGTTTAAATGTTGAGAACTATGTTATGCATAAGAAACACAGTCCTGTTTGCTAACTCAAAAGTTGTTCCTAAAACAAAAGCACAATCGGTTCcacaaacaatagaaaaactataaaaatcCATCGAGATTAAGTCCTAAAAAcgaaaatatgttatttttctaGCTAAATGTTATGTATGGATGAAGTGAAATGCAGTACACAAAATTATGCATAAGAAAAACAGTTCGGTTTGCTAAAGCATTGTGAAATTAAGCCTTTGTTATATTTTCTTTGGTAATATCAGTTACAGAGATTCTCTTCACAAAATCAAATTACTAGACAATGAATTGATTCAGGCTAgttatatgtatgtatgtttGTCCAATACAATTGATCAACATCTAAATACCATTAAATTGTTTAATTCTTATAACAAAACCACAAAAATATGTTGTTGAGACATGTGGGAGTGATAATGTACCTTTTTCACCGATGTAACCACTACTCCTGTTGCCTTTCTTTGTGGACTTTCCAACACTGCAGATAGATTCAATGTTTTCAGGAGAGAAACCCTTTTCATTGTTGAAGATTAGTAAAGTGGCTGGAGCACAAGTAGCTGTGATATCTTTTGAAGTTATGACGAACTCAAGTGATGGATTCACTCCTTCAACATACTTGTTATCTTCTGCATTCTGTGAATGTGACAAGAAATTTGTGATAGTTACTTAGTCACTATAGTTGAATGATACCATTGCATTATTCTTGTTAATAATATCAGTGAAGGCTAGAAATTATCAAGAGCAAAATGTCTTTTTTCCCTCACATTTCATTAATTTCTACTGCAAAATATATAGAAAGGTTTATGCAGTATAATTTTTTCCACTGCTGCAACCTTTCCACATAATTGAGATAATCACTTTTACTCAACTTTTGCtcaatttttattcttttaaccAAAATCACACACGAACTCAGTTGATAACTTACCATTAAAAAGTTTCATATCCAACAATTCCTTAGTGCTAAAAATCTCAAATAAGTAAGAttccttttaatttttacaCTTTATCACACTGTAATTAGCTCTTAAATTTCTGATAAAGGGTAGTTATATTTAATAGTATGTGTTACTAGTCAATTATActtatttgtaaattttatcattcaattttttttaattatcctTTTAGTCCTTGTAATAATATCAAAAGTCAATTCAATGTTAAtaatccatttttttaaaaatatttgtgatggttctttttattaaattaaattatgttattaccacgtttcctttaaaaaaaagttgaaaccACCACAcataattgtttaaaaaaagtGAGGACcactttaaactttttttaaaaaaaattagaaccacattaaactttttaaaatatggggataaaattaatttttgaccTTTAATGTATCACTAAAAGgataattaagtttttttttatttgaccaTATTTTatcacattttctattttattaaacaattaaatatttaatgcttaaatcataaatatattaGAGTATCAATTGATAATTACTTTCTTATATGTGAAGTATCTATTTATTCTCATTCTGAATACACACATTTTAACTCCATAAAATTCTTCACTAGATATATTAAGTTTTTCTATTCCTAAAGAATTATGATTAATACCTGATTTTTAGTAGACTAAATATGATTAAAACGTTTGAAATAAAAGAAAGGGCTTTAAATAAAGAGTttcttaaataagaaaataaagaaaatagaaaatgatttttttagatgttttcatcaaatgaaataataaacaaattctACAATTTACCATAATTAGTACAAGAAACTATTTCTTACTTTTATTTGGgttgaataaaattatttagaaaaagaataattaaatataataaaatcagcaaaaaaaatatgaaaacttCTAAAAGAGAAATTGTAGGAATTATATtgttattaaaagaaataaaaaataatatggaaaataataaaataatagtttcttcacttaaaatcataaaaaaatagagaagaaaatattaaagatatataAATATTGATTCTCACTTAAATTATATCAATCAATTATTACTTCATGTTGTCACTAGTAATAGCTAAGAAATATATagagaagaaaattaaaaaaattagaaaagatGTTAATAAAAAACTTTAACCCCTATTTGGATTAACCCCTATACGGTGAGAGACACATAAATACAAAGAAGAGTATTTTTTTTACCTTACAATGGTGAAGAgaaacatagaagaaggaagaagaactAGAACTAAACCTACACTTATATAAACttacttataattaaaaatattaaatatattttaataaaataaaaaaaattatatacaataataaaataaaataaaaataattaattttattataaaatttaatacgtagttttataatatataatcatatataaattttataacataattgattatattataaaatttatatctatatatttatatatatatatatatatatatattttgacatagattattttataaaatttagataTAATCGATTATCGATTATTGTACATaattattatgtatataatataattaattttaataatataatataattatataatagaatagaataatataaatatataagtattattaatattaatgatataaatattaaaaaaaatatttaaaattaatttataaaatataaataataatattaatcaaaacaaaactttcaaaatagtgataataaatgtaaattaaataaattaataattattatttttatcttattttgcttgtatcaaatatttaacaatattattaataataataaaaataaagttataatataatacaaataaatataattatttatataataataaataatattaactcTAAAATgcaattatataaattaattaattaattcttttaaatataaaaaaaaaaattaacttttttaatcACACTTATCACATAGtaccaacaaaattttaaaaaaaatatgtttcaaaacaatttataaaaaaaagtttcaataataataaagaacttgttttttttaaataattattgaactatagaaataatttataaaattttaattaaattaaatctacataaaataatttatattttattatttaaatatttttaaagaaaaccaAATTCTTCTTAAAGTTCAATTTAAAAACACcaattttttaatactttttccTAAAAGTTCAACTCTCTTAATATCTCAACTTTTCACTTTTCaactaaaaaaaacataaattcagaaaaattaaGAGATCTTAAAATAGGAAGAAAACCAATAATATTCTGTCCTTGATGAAATAAATACATATCTCgatcaattaaaaatatcaaaacaattTGATGATAATTTATGTAAAACAGCCCATTAAAGAATCCATTCCCCACCACCTTCAAAGAATATTTTTAGCCatcaaataataagaaaaatgaattaaataaattgtcATTTTGAATCAAAAACAAAGAAGAATAAACTTTTTGTATAACAAGTGTATAACAAGTGAACAcactattaaatatttaatgaacTGTTAAAATATGCATaacttttaaaacattaatGTAAAATACTTTGATagtaaaatgtataaaaatacttatttctAAAGATGAGTACTCCAAATTACAAATGTATTAGAATATCAATTAGTAATTTCTCTCTTATCTATACATTTTCTCATTCCAAACACATGCAAACACCCAATGAAGTATGCTATCAAAAACATTACTAggggaaaaaaaaaatctaaaacaagCTAAGTTTGCACTATTAGATTGTGAAAAAACCAAAATAGCATTGATATAAGAACAAAAGTGAAACAGAAAAAAGATGGTAAGTGGGATACTTACTTGAATGAGT harbors:
- the LOC137818741 gene encoding uncharacterized protein, whose amino-acid sequence is MEVTPKEHIERIRRTKFSIGGELNPLREDLHHATKNLSTELYAKDVHFLMELIQNAEDNKYVEGVNPSLEFVITSKDITATCAPATLLIFNNEKGFSPENIESICSVGKSTKKGNRSSGYIGEKGIGFKSVFLLTAYPYIFSNGYQIRFSEKPCQHCDIGYIVPEWVEEKPTLDDIKQIYGGAAGSLPTTTLILPLKPDKVNPVKQQLSNIHPEVMLFLSKIRHLSVREDNEDSKLNTVNAVSISSEINFCTRKNMNAESYTLHLSAEENGHSGKECSYYMWKQKFPVRLENVVERRMDVEEWTVTLAFPNQERLHRGRSLPGVYAFLPTEMVTNFPFIIQADFVLASSRETILLDNKWNQGILECVPTAFMDAFRTLIIGRSDEVPISSLPPIFRFLPIDSSPFEKLNHVRGKIKEKVLGENIIPIETYKEQKHFYKPCEVSRLLPEFWDILAEAREEKVYLHNLSSHNGRKILSSSFDRSEYDHILSFLEVQQVSTDWYAKCIQSSNLVDGASEVIYLKLLLFIATNWSKFKSSNVMDIPLIKYVGSDDNLSHFTLSQCSNSRGAKLVVLADPSQSCPCSWMIDWNSEFSCQTSKFFMPQVTQHAILQSPRRQTLLEWLENQVRVTTLTVYTFARLLCSSINNNSKLAIKYVHFLYHSLSKRYLSSSEVKGLCSSMPLVDNYGHVTACRKGVLVPANVSKWADLIVSNPWRREDYVELGKEYLQPLDCAGQYTGHGKLIEFLVNHVDASDIPNIYPPNAGFSAVETPLTKENALLLLNWIRKLKSRGVNLPERFLKCIKEGSWLKVTVNEWRPPSKSFLIGSSLGRILQSGSVLVDIPLIDEGFYGNQISEYKDELKTIGVMFSCEDACGFIGRELMSRASSLTLTRNHILLMLDFIQYLRQKYLPLDQFVNSIREESWLRTSHGLRSPVGSVLYDSGWLVASQISSIPFIDKAYFGEDIYKFKEVLELLGVVVGFSKNYQVVIDHLKSPSDLANLTAEAVLLIMECIQFSRSSSKLISLLKKVPCFLKTKTGFKTPGECFLHDPLWGCILEVFNGLPIIDHQFYGEKIFTYKDELKQIGVVVDFEQAIEKFADLFKQKASQSSFSQHHVKSFLSCCRLLKGAEYKFPSKFSRIIHTEKWLQTRVGGYRRPGKCILYGPEWKAISSIARLPFIDDSDKCYGEGIHEYKEELKSIGVVTDVKEGCKFVPQCLNFPSDPSTITPESVFSLLECIRVQIKGGVVTIEDDFKKKLSKNWLKTHAGYRSPDKCLLFDSKWNKYLKPTDGPFIDEKFYGPEIASYKKELNAIGVTIDVEKGCLLLSNHLDFLSDYDNIVKIYGYLSEHKWKFEDKAARKIWISESAEWVNSEQCVIHDQDKLFGSEFYVLEDLYDENILPFFSFALQVQNRPSLDDYINIWNDWESSVEQLSHDQCSKFWSFMLKHLTSRSEKKLTDSLVKLPALSGNNEIFLLDKNDVFIPDNLHLKKLFEHEKVFVWYPQNLAPLTRCELFDIYRKIGARNISESVCMEESSLIKGVELKQVDPGNICNVKVLAKLILGFLSSSSLKMEPNKRHEAVQDLLNLSFFETEGPVTASYNLKLSSGEIITRKTNRLVRWQTQSSKFFTQMNWQSEDASLIKYATYFSEAISEGVLRENHDQYPELSELIRLAFLLKFNSGEIDFLMESNNLHCEDEDFLSSSFPSN